The DNA sequence CAGCCTGGGGCTGGGAATGCATCACGCTGACTGCCTGGGGCGTTTCAGTTGCCAGGCTCCGTGCTGCCATGGCGGGAGCTGCCGTTTTTGGCTGCTCCTTCTGGTACTCCTTGGGCAGATGCTGCATCTTGATTTTGTTTTGGTGACAGAAGGCATAGGCATGCTCGACGACATTTTCCAACTCCCGAATGTTGCCGGGCCAGGCGTAGCGCTGGAACAGATCCATGACAGCATCCTCCAGACCGTGGATCTGTTTGTTGTATTTGGCATTGAACTTTTGCAGAAAATGCTTGGCCAGGAGGGGGATGTCATCCAACCGTTCCCGCAAAGGGGGGAGGTGGATTTCGACCACCTTGAGGCGAAAATAGAGATCCTCGCGGAACGCTCCCTCCTGGATGCGGAGTTGCAGATCACGGTTGGTGGCAGCGACGATGCGGACGTTCACCTTGATGGTTCGTGACTCACCCACGGGCTCAAACTCCCGCTCCTGGATGATGCGCAACAGGCGCGTCTGCATGGAGTGGGGAATATCCCCGATCTCATCCAAAAAGATGGTGCCTTTGTCGGCCATTTGAAAACGGCCCATGCGGTTTTTGATGGCTCCGGTGAATGCCCCCTTGACGTGACCGAACAGCTCATCTTCCAACAGGGATTCAGGGAGTCCCGAGCAATTGACCTTGACCAGGGGTCCGCGGCTGCGCTGACTTTCATAATGGAGCGCTTCGGCGATCAACTCCTTGCCGGTGCCGGATTCACCCGTGATCAGAATGGTGGTATCCATCCCGGCCACCTCTTCGATAAGGCTGTAAATTTCCTCCATGCGCGTGCTTTGGCCAATGAGACGGTGAAACCGGGAACGCGGGCTGCGCCGCAGCAAGGGTATGCCCATTTTCCGGGTGTGATCGTGAACCACAAAGACGATCCCGTCGAAACGCCCGGCATTGCCCAAGATGGGAATGGCGGAGACCTGCATGGAGAGGGATTGCTCGGGATCGTGCAGGCAGGAACGCTCCTCCTTGCGCACAGCCTGCCTTTCCTTGGCGACGCGCTGGAAAATATCGACCAGGTCAGACCCGCAAGGGGTCAGATCGGCGATGGAGACAGGCCGTCCCGTTTCGGTTGGGAAGCCGCACAACCGGTGCGCCGTTTCGTTGGCGCCGAGGACGGTCATGTTTTCGTCGACAAGAATGACGATCTCTTCAACACAATCCAGGACGGCATCGAGCTGTTGACGCAAAAGATGCCGACGTCCGGATACAGCCCGAAATCCGAGGGCCTGGTGGATTGATTTCAACAATCGGGTCGAGGTGACGGGATCGATCAGGTGATCGAAGACCAGCATGGTGATGCCGTCGGAAGCGACTTTGCCTCCGACCAGAAGCAGGGGTGCGCCCAGGCTCAACTTTTGAATTTGTCCCAACCACTCTGGATCCGGGCCATGTGCCGGAACACCGATGAGGATAATGTCAAAAACTCCATCGGAGAGGGCCTCTTCGGTAGGATCCCGTCCTCGGACAGTTTTGACCAAAAAATTGCCTCCAGACAACCAAGCCTCGACGGGAACAGGCAGGTTGGCCTCTTCACGCACGATCAGGATGCGGGGCCTGTGAGGCATCTACTCCTCCTCCTTTCCAACGAGCCATGGGACAAAGTTGTCGCAAAGAGGTATCTGTTCAGTACCCACCCAAAAAACGGTTGCAAGACACGAAGAGAGATTTCGACCATCCATGTGGCACAGGTGGACTTTGGGACAAAATGTCCTGGACGTTTTGTCCCATCGTACCCTGGTAGACGGGCAAATCATGCCGTTCAGGTTGATCCCGATCGATGGCAGAGATGGACTCCAACGGGATGTAAATATAATTTTATGTTAAAGATCAATATGTTAAAATTTTATTTCCGATTATCTGCAACATTGGCGTTAACCATGCATATATAATAGCAAAGTAGAAGATTCTAATCTTCTGATCCAGACCCCGGAGGATGCCACATGCGTGGCGTAGAGGGAACTGTTTTTGCTTTGGGGCGTGGATGCAGGTGTGGACGTGGGTCATACAAGCGCCATCCGGTCGGATGGTTGGAGTTTTGAAGTGCGAATCGGTATGCAGTCTCTTGAGGATGAAGGAAAGAGCCATGAACGCCAAAGGAATGAAATTCACCGTCGCATTGCTGGCCCTGGCCGGGATGGCCGCGTTGTCGCAATGGGGAACGTCCCGCGCCGATAAAACCCCGGAGCGTCTCTCCATGGCTGCCAAGGAGGGTCGGTTGCAACAGGTTGACCAGTTGCTGGCCCAGGGTGCGGATGAGAATGCGCGTGGTTATCTGGGGCGTAATCCGTTGATGTTGGCTGCGGAGAACGGTCATGTCGACGTGGTGCGTCACCTGCTGGCCAAGGGGGCGGATGCCAATGTTCGGGATGCCTGGGATTTCACCCCCTTGATGCTGGCGTCACAGTGGGGATCCAGGGAGATTGTCGAGGCGTTGCTTGCGGCTGGCGCGGATCCGACCGTACACACCCGCGGTGGATTGGACGCCGTCATGCTGGCTGCCCGCTACCAGTATCCTGAGCTGGTTGGATTGCTGCTTGGCCATGGTGCTCCCGTGGATCGGGCGGACGCCCATGCCAGGACGGCCCTGATGCTGGCTTCTGAACGCGGCTTCGAGGATGTTGTCAAGGTGTTGCTGGCCCATGGCGCCGACCCCAACCGGCAGGGGAAAGAGGGATATACACCCCTCATGCTCGCTGCTGTGGGGGGACATGAAGGGACCGTTCAGGCGTTGCTGAGTGCCAAGGCGGATTTGAGCCCGCAGCATGCATGTGGTTGCACAGCGCTTCTCCTGGCTGCGGAAAAGGGGTACACTGGGATCGTGGAGGCTATTCTGGGCAGCGGCGCCAATGTCAACGCTGCCAATGAAGAGGGGACCACAGCCTTGATGTTTGCTGCCCGGCATGATCACCTGGACACGGTGCGCGCCTTGATGGCCCATGGTGCCAACCCGGGACAGACCGACAAGGAGGGCAAGAAAGCGGTTGATTATACTTCAAGTCGGGATCGGAACTCCGCGCTGCGGCGTTTGATCGCTGCGGATG is a window from the Magnetococcales bacterium genome containing:
- a CDS encoding ankyrin repeat domain-containing protein gives rise to the protein MNAKGMKFTVALLALAGMAALSQWGTSRADKTPERLSMAAKEGRLQQVDQLLAQGADENARGYLGRNPLMLAAENGHVDVVRHLLAKGADANVRDAWDFTPLMLASQWGSREIVEALLAAGADPTVHTRGGLDAVMLAARYQYPELVGLLLGHGAPVDRADAHARTALMLASERGFEDVVKVLLAHGADPNRQGKEGYTPLMLAAVGGHEGTVQALLSAKADLSPQHACGCTALLLAAEKGYTGIVEAILGSGANVNAANEEGTTALMFAARHDHLDTVRALMAHGANPGQTDKEGKKAVDYTSSRDRNSALRRLIAADAGQA
- a CDS encoding sigma 54-interacting transcriptional regulator; this encodes MPHRPRILIVREEANLPVPVEAWLSGGNFLVKTVRGRDPTEEALSDGVFDIILIGVPAHGPDPEWLGQIQKLSLGAPLLLVGGKVASDGITMLVFDHLIDPVTSTRLLKSIHQALGFRAVSGRRHLLRQQLDAVLDCVEEIVILVDENMTVLGANETAHRLCGFPTETGRPVSIADLTPCGSDLVDIFQRVAKERQAVRKEERSCLHDPEQSLSMQVSAIPILGNAGRFDGIVFVVHDHTRKMGIPLLRRSPRSRFHRLIGQSTRMEEIYSLIEEVAGMDTTILITGESGTGKELIAEALHYESQRSRGPLVKVNCSGLPESLLEDELFGHVKGAFTGAIKNRMGRFQMADKGTIFLDEIGDIPHSMQTRLLRIIQEREFEPVGESRTIKVNVRIVAATNRDLQLRIQEGAFREDLYFRLKVVEIHLPPLRERLDDIPLLAKHFLQKFNAKYNKQIHGLEDAVMDLFQRYAWPGNIRELENVVEHAYAFCHQNKIKMQHLPKEYQKEQPKTAAPAMAARSLATETPQAVSVMHSQPQAGEPAHPQAVQPASPSPDHDPDEKSRILQALEAEHWKKTAAAKRLGISRSNLYRKLELYGIE